GGGAGCTTTGCGAGCCCTTCCCGCGTGGCGCCCTCGAAGCAGTGATCATCCTTCTCCACCGGCTTCGGGTCCCGTCCGGGCGGCAGGACCGGCACGATCTCCTCGCTCAGGAGGCAGGAGTCGATCGCGCGCCGTCCCTCGGTGATGCTCCGGAGCGCGTAGGCGTCCTGCTCCTCGCGGGTGATCTTGTACCTGCGCGCGAGATTGTCCGAGGTCTGCGCCATGTAGCAGCCGCAGTAGGAATCCCTCAGCGCGACCATCAGCGTGTCCTCGAGCGCGCCCTGCCCCAGCTTGATCCCCGTGCGTGCGCCCCGGATGACGAAGGGAGCCTGGCTCAGGTTTTCCATGCCCCCGGCCAGCACGAAGTTGGCTTCGCCGAGGAGAATCATCTGCGCCGCCGAGACGACCGACTGGATCCCCGAGCCGCAGAGCCGGTTCACGGTGAGCGCCGGAACCGGCACCGGGACGCCGGCTTTGAGCCCGACGTGGCGCGCCCCGTAGAGAGCGTCGCCGCTCGTTTGGAGCGCGTTCCCCATCACGATGTGGTCGAGGATCTCGGGGGGCACCTTCGAGCGCTCGAGCGCCGCTTTCGCGGCGACGGCTCCCAGATCGATCGCGGAGACATCCTTGAGCGCGCCGCCCGGTTTCCCATTTCCGGCGCGGCCCCCAACCCACTCGGTCATCGGGGTCCTCGCCCCGTTCAGGATCACGATTTCTTCGCGCGCCATGTGAGGTACCTGCTTTCCGTATTAGGACTTGGTGTAGTCGTAGAAGCCGCGGCCCGACTTTCGGCCCATGTACCCCGCCAGCACCATCCTTTTCAAGAGTGGCGGCGGGGCGAAGTGGGGCTGGCGGAACTCCTCGAACATGATGTTGGCGATGTAGTAGGTCGTGTCCAGACCGACGAAGTCGAGAAGCGTCAAGGGCCCCATCGGGTAGCCGCAGCCCAGCTTCATGCCGTTGTCGATATCTTCCCGCGACGCGAGCCCCGATTCAAGCAGCCTCACCGCGTCCAACAGGTAGGGCACGAGGAGCCGGTTCACGACGAAGCCGGGCGTGTCCTTGCATGCGACCGCCGTTTTCCCGAGCTGCTCGACGAAACCGCGGGCGCGCTCGAACGCCTGGTCCGACGTCGGGAGCGCGCGGATGATCTCGACGAGCTTCATGAGCGGAACGGGGTTGAAGAAATGCAGCCCGAGCACGCGCTCCGGCCGGCCGGTGGTCGCCGCGATCTCCGTGATGGCCAGGGAGGATGTGTTGCTCGCGAGCACCGCCGTGGGCTGGACGATCCGGTCGAGCGCGGAGAACACCTCGCGCTTGGCGGCGATATTCTCGACCACCGCCTCCACGACCAGCTCGCAGGGAGCGAGGTCCTCGAGCTTCGTGGTTCCTTTGATGTTTCCGAGGATCCGGTCCCTCTCCTCGGCGGTCGCCTTCCCCTTCGCGATCCCGTCTTCCAGGAATTTCCGGATCCGACCGAGCCCCTTCTCGAGCGTCGGCTGGTCCACCTCGCGCACGATGGTCTCGATCCGAGCTTGCGCGGAAACCTGGGCGATCCCGGAGCCCATGAGACCGCAGCCCACCACCCCGACACGCTTCAACGCGGCCATGCTCAGGTTCCTCCTTGGCTCAATTCGAGCGCGATCCCAAGCCCGCCGCTCACGCACAATGTCGCGAGGCCCAGCGCGGCCCGCCGGCGCTTCATCTCATGAACGAGGGTGGTCACGATGCGCGCGCCGGTGCATCCGATCGGATGGCCCAGCGCGATCGCTCCTCCGTTGACGTTGAGCCTGCTTCGATCCATGTGGAGCTCGCGGTCGCACGCCAAGACCTGCGCCGCGAAGGCCTCGTTCAGCTCGATCAGGTCGAAGTCGTCCAGCGACCGCTTGGTTTTCTCGAGGAGCCGGCGCGTCGCGGGCACGGGCCCGATCCCCATGATCGCAGGATCTACCCCGACCACCTCGCTCTCCCCGACCCATGCCAGGGCGTCGAGTCCGCGCTCGCGCGCGACGCTTTCGGCCGCAAGCACCAGCGAGGCCGCCCCGTCGGTGATTCCCGAGGAGTTCCCCGCGTGGACCGTGCCGCCGCTCCGGAACACCGGCGGAAGCTTCGCCAGATCCTCGAGCGTCGTGTCCGCCCTGGGGTGCTCATCCGCCGACACCGTGCGCTCCTCCCCTTTTCTTCCCGCGACCGTCACCGGGACGATTTCACGCTCGAAACGCCCCTCCCGCATGGCGGCCGCCGCGCGGCGCTGGCTTTCGAGCGCGAACGCGTCCTGCTCCGCGCGATCGATCTTATATTCATCCGCGAGCTTCTCGGCGGTCTCACCCATGAGAAGCCCACA
This sequence is a window from Candidatus Eisenbacteria bacterium. Protein-coding genes within it:
- a CDS encoding acetyl-CoA C-acetyltransferase; the encoded protein is MAREEIVILNGARTPMTEWVGGRAGNGKPGGALKDVSAIDLGAVAAKAALERSKVPPEILDHIVMGNALQTSGDALYGARHVGLKAGVPVPVPALTVNRLCGSGIQSVVSAAQMILLGEANFVLAGGMENLSQAPFVIRGARTGIKLGQGALEDTLMVALRDSYCGCYMAQTSDNLARRYKITREEQDAYALRSITEGRRAIDSCLLSEEIVPVLPPGRDPKPVEKDDHCFEGATREGLAKLPPAFGKESFVTAGNASGIVDGAAAVVVTSARHAEKRDLKPIGRIASWAATGVDPDVMGIGPVPATRAALKQVGLSVDDVDLFEINEAFAGQYLAVEKELGNPREKTNVNGGAIALGHPLGATGTRLILTLLYELRRRKKRWGVATACIGGGQGIAAVLESLP
- a CDS encoding 3-hydroxybutyryl-CoA dehydrogenase, producing MAALKRVGVVGCGLMGSGIAQVSAQARIETIVREVDQPTLEKGLGRIRKFLEDGIAKGKATAEERDRILGNIKGTTKLEDLAPCELVVEAVVENIAAKREVFSALDRIVQPTAVLASNTSSLAITEIAATTGRPERVLGLHFFNPVPLMKLVEIIRALPTSDQAFERARGFVEQLGKTAVACKDTPGFVVNRLLVPYLLDAVRLLESGLASREDIDNGMKLGCGYPMGPLTLLDFVGLDTTYYIANIMFEEFRQPHFAPPPLLKRMVLAGYMGRKSGRGFYDYTKS
- a CDS encoding thiolase family protein yields the protein KGRLVLVGGTESMSRVPYLLDRARSGYRLGHAPLADGMYRDGFLDPICGLLMGETAEKLADEYKIDRAEQDAFALESQRRAAAAMREGRFEREIVPVTVAGRKGEERTVSADEHPRADTTLEDLAKLPPVFRSGGTVHAGNSSGITDGAASLVLAAESVARERGLDALAWVGESEVVGVDPAIMGIGPVPATRRLLEKTKRSLDDFDLIELNEAFAAQVLACDRELHMDRSRLNVNGGAIALGHPIGCTGARIVTTLVHEMKRRRAALGLATLCVSGGLGIALELSQGGT